The following are encoded in a window of Chondrinema litorale genomic DNA:
- the def gene encoding peptide deformylase, translating into MKLSIYAYGHPVLREQSKEITNNDAQVASLIENMWETMYNANGCGLAANQVGEALQLFIVDSEQTFAELNRRERRILSEKGVESVKETFINAKILERSDKSWDEDEGCLSIPGLSQNVNRPWSITIEYLDRNFELQQKTFHGPTARMIQHEFDHTKGVLYLDYLKPVTQKMMESKLKKIVKGQVKSSYPMYFVEYK; encoded by the coding sequence ATGAAATTATCTATTTATGCTTATGGGCATCCAGTTTTAAGAGAGCAATCAAAAGAAATAACAAATAATGATGCTCAAGTTGCAAGCTTGATTGAGAATATGTGGGAAACTATGTACAATGCCAATGGTTGTGGATTGGCTGCAAATCAAGTTGGTGAAGCACTACAATTGTTTATAGTAGATAGTGAGCAAACTTTTGCAGAATTAAATAGAAGAGAGCGAAGAATTTTAAGTGAAAAAGGAGTAGAAAGTGTTAAGGAAACATTTATCAATGCAAAAATTTTAGAGCGATCAGATAAATCTTGGGATGAAGATGAAGGTTGTTTGAGTATTCCAGGCTTGTCTCAAAATGTGAACAGACCTTGGAGTATTACGATAGAATACTTGGATAGAAACTTCGAATTGCAACAAAAAACATTTCATGGCCCTACCGCCAGAATGATACAGCATGAGTTCGACCATACAAAAGGAGTGCTGTATCTAGATTATTTAAAACCGGTCACCCAGAAAATGATGGAAAGCAAATTGAAGAAAATTGTAAAAGGACAAGTGAAATCTAGTTACCCAATGTACTTTGTAGAATACAAATAA
- a CDS encoding DUF6660 family protein yields MKQLACLLAFWFLALSTFPCSDEEEETAVQKEVAISSTQNASTFNQEVLRKCADEQHADHNHSGDNCSPFCQCHCCHTHVTLHKAPFFEVVAFEYFIDYDIRNSNFIPDPHLNSPFHPPKA; encoded by the coding sequence ATGAAGCAATTGGCATGTTTACTGGCTTTTTGGTTTTTGGCACTTTCTACCTTTCCATGTTCAGATGAAGAAGAAGAAACTGCTGTACAAAAAGAAGTTGCCATTTCTTCAACTCAAAATGCATCTACATTTAATCAAGAAGTATTGAGAAAGTGTGCAGATGAACAGCATGCAGATCACAATCATTCAGGAGATAACTGTTCACCTTTTTGCCAATGTCACTGTTGCCACACACATGTTACTTTGCATAAAGCACCATTTTTTGAAGTGGTCGCTTTTGAATACTTTATTGATTATGACATCAGAAACAGTAACTTTATTCCTGATCCACATCTAAATTCTCCCTTTCATCCACCAAAAGCTTGA
- a CDS encoding TonB-dependent receptor has product MKPIFLLVLIYLSPFLSLAQEASISGIISDEHGPLPYATVSIASLGKGDVADPYGKYQISDVPTGTYKVQVSMIGYRMIEQTIEVNNKTNIQENFELLEDLMNLEQVVVSGTRYELDRSESPVVVGVLSPKLFSATQSVAISEGLNFQSGVRVETNCQNCGFTQVRLNGLEGGYSQILINSRPVFSALNSVYGLDQIPTNIVERIEVVRSGGSALYGSNAIAGTINIITKEPVENAWQVASNFSLIDGKEPDQTVQLNGTIVAEDQRSGVTFYSMHRNRDSYDANGDGFSELTKLENNTLGTKAFYKPGKNNKITFEFSSIKEFRRGGDNLDLAPHLTDITEQLDHSTIITGLSFDQLSKDKKSKYAVYTSAQTTKRESFYGGLGGGRTAADSIIASNAYGNTSDLALVTGFQFSRNMHGEDMLVVGIENQYSKVDDEIPGYNRLIAQSVNTSGIYAQYEWRPIDRFTALLGGRYDFTQVEGSYQVGNVQRSSEVETGVFSPRFTILYDLKENIQFRGGYARGFRAPQAFNEDLHISSVGGEPQFVILGNDLDKELSDAYTASLNFTKTTASTQASFLIEGFYTNLKNPFTIVSTGSTLPNGSILEEVRNGNGAYVSGANIELNWSPTAKMFFQVGGTLQQSRYKESQVIFEPESDNLSESRIETDKFLRNPNVYGYFTSSWKLIRKLDIDFTGTYTGSMTVPRVISKSGFMQLNESDQFWDMNLKLAYKINLAEHLHLEINGGMQNILNSYQKDFDTGAQRDSDYVYGPARPRTFFFGVKIGDLH; this is encoded by the coding sequence ATGAAACCAATATTTTTACTAGTACTTATATACCTTTCGCCATTTCTAAGCTTAGCGCAAGAAGCAAGTATTTCAGGAATTATTTCCGATGAGCACGGGCCCTTGCCTTATGCCACAGTAAGTATTGCCTCTTTAGGAAAAGGAGACGTAGCAGATCCTTATGGCAAATATCAAATTTCAGATGTGCCTACAGGAACATACAAAGTACAAGTAAGTATGATCGGTTATCGAATGATTGAACAAACCATTGAAGTGAATAACAAAACAAATATTCAAGAAAATTTTGAATTGTTAGAAGACTTAATGAATCTCGAACAGGTTGTGGTGAGCGGCACTCGTTATGAACTAGATCGCAGTGAATCTCCGGTAGTTGTAGGAGTGCTAAGCCCTAAGCTTTTTAGTGCTACACAATCAGTTGCAATTTCAGAAGGATTAAACTTTCAATCGGGTGTAAGAGTCGAAACCAATTGCCAAAACTGTGGCTTTACGCAAGTTCGCCTAAACGGGCTCGAAGGAGGTTATTCGCAAATTTTGATTAATAGCAGACCCGTTTTTAGTGCACTTAACAGTGTATACGGTTTAGATCAAATCCCGACAAATATTGTGGAAAGAATTGAAGTAGTGAGAAGTGGTGGCTCTGCTTTGTATGGCTCTAATGCCATTGCCGGCACCATCAACATCATAACCAAAGAACCTGTCGAAAATGCTTGGCAAGTAGCAAGTAATTTCTCGCTAATCGATGGGAAAGAACCTGACCAAACAGTGCAGTTGAATGGAACTATTGTGGCAGAAGACCAGCGAAGTGGAGTTACATTTTACAGTATGCACAGAAATAGAGATAGTTATGATGCCAATGGCGATGGCTTCAGCGAATTAACCAAACTAGAAAATAATACTTTGGGTACAAAAGCTTTTTACAAACCTGGTAAAAACAACAAAATCACTTTCGAATTCAGCTCAATCAAAGAATTTAGACGCGGTGGAGATAATTTAGATTTAGCCCCTCATCTCACAGATATTACTGAACAGCTAGATCATAGTACCATAATTACTGGATTGTCTTTTGACCAATTAAGTAAAGATAAAAAGAGTAAATATGCAGTATACACTTCTGCTCAAACTACAAAAAGAGAAAGTTTCTATGGTGGTTTAGGAGGTGGCAGAACCGCAGCAGACAGTATAATTGCCAGCAATGCATATGGAAATACTAGCGATCTGGCTTTGGTTACAGGCTTTCAATTTTCGAGAAATATGCATGGAGAAGATATGCTCGTAGTTGGTATTGAAAATCAATACAGCAAAGTGGATGATGAAATTCCCGGTTACAATCGTTTAATTGCTCAATCGGTAAACACATCTGGGATTTATGCACAATACGAATGGCGCCCAATAGACAGATTTACTGCTCTACTAGGTGGCAGATACGATTTTACGCAAGTAGAAGGAAGCTATCAGGTTGGGAATGTGCAAAGAAGTTCTGAAGTGGAAACTGGAGTATTTAGTCCAAGATTTACCATTCTCTATGATCTAAAAGAAAATATCCAGTTTAGAGGTGGATATGCTCGTGGTTTTAGAGCTCCACAAGCTTTTAATGAAGATTTACATATTTCGTCGGTTGGTGGCGAACCTCAGTTTGTAATTTTGGGTAATGATTTAGATAAAGAACTTTCAGATGCTTATACTGCTTCTTTAAACTTTACAAAAACTACTGCAAGTACACAAGCGAGCTTTTTAATTGAAGGATTTTACACTAATCTCAAAAATCCATTTACCATTGTAAGCACAGGTTCTACCCTACCAAATGGATCAATTTTAGAAGAAGTGAGAAACGGAAATGGAGCTTATGTAAGTGGAGCAAATATTGAATTGAACTGGTCACCAACAGCCAAAATGTTTTTCCAAGTGGGTGGAACATTGCAACAATCTAGGTATAAAGAAAGCCAAGTTATATTTGAGCCTGAAAGTGACAATTTGAGCGAATCCCGCATCGAAACAGATAAATTTTTAAGAAACCCGAATGTGTATGGCTATTTCACATCGAGTTGGAAGCTGATTAGAAAATTAGACATTGACTTTACTGGCACTTACACTGGCTCAATGACAGTTCCTCGCGTGATAAGCAAATCGGGATTTATGCAATTGAATGAGTCTGATCAATTCTGGGATATGAACCTGAAATTAGCTTATAAAATCAATTTGGCAGAGCATTTACACTTAGAAATTAATGGAGGAATGCAAAATATTTTGAACAGTTATCAGAAAGATTTTGATACTGGTGCACAAAGAGATTCTGATTATGTATATGGACCAGCAAGACCAAGAACATTCTTTTTCGGAGTAAAGATTGGAGACTTGCATTAA
- the nrfD gene encoding NrfD/PsrC family molybdoenzyme membrane anchor subunit: MEEEIIISGRLNEKVDPLLHIWGWEIAFYLFAGGLAAGLLFFASLSYLRGKENDYTATVKWAPLFAPILLVLGLGALFLDLHHKLYFWRLYTTIKLQSPMSWGAWTLMVITPLSIIWCATFIRDIYPNWDWKFKFLYQLENFFIKYRKVLAWIMVSYSAILGIYTGILLSAFNARPLWNTSILGPLFLASGLSAGAAVIVALTKSEIERKFFSRIDLIIIGVELFFIIHMFMGFLASTQVQIEAAQLFLGGSYTLPFWIFVVFIGMLVPALLEYLELKGQKIPVIIPVALILFGNVMLRFIIVYAGQASRYLY, translated from the coding sequence ATGGAAGAAGAAATTATTATAAGCGGTAGATTGAATGAAAAAGTAGACCCTTTGCTCCACATTTGGGGTTGGGAAATCGCATTCTATTTGTTTGCTGGTGGATTGGCAGCAGGTTTACTGTTTTTTGCATCACTCTCTTATCTAAGAGGAAAAGAAAATGACTATACTGCTACGGTTAAATGGGCACCTTTATTCGCACCAATATTATTGGTTTTGGGTTTAGGTGCTCTCTTTTTAGACCTGCATCATAAACTGTATTTCTGGCGATTGTACACTACCATAAAACTACAATCTCCTATGTCTTGGGGAGCATGGACATTGATGGTAATTACACCACTATCCATTATCTGGTGTGCTACCTTTATTCGAGATATTTACCCTAACTGGGATTGGAAATTCAAGTTTCTCTATCAGCTAGAAAACTTCTTTATCAAATACAGAAAAGTACTTGCATGGATTATGGTTTCCTATTCAGCCATACTTGGTATTTATACAGGTATCTTGCTTTCTGCTTTTAATGCTCGTCCGCTATGGAATACTTCCATTCTCGGTCCATTGTTTTTGGCTTCGGGACTTTCAGCAGGAGCAGCAGTAATTGTAGCACTCACAAAAAGCGAAATAGAACGAAAGTTTTTCAGTCGGATAGATCTCATTATTATCGGGGTTGAGTTGTTCTTCATCATCCACATGTTTATGGGCTTTTTGGCAAGTACACAAGTTCAGATTGAAGCCGCACAACTCTTTCTTGGTGGTAGCTACACCCTTCCTTTCTGGATATTTGTTGTATTCATTGGCATGTTAGTTCCTGCGCTACTTGAATATCTAGAATTAAAAGGACAGAAAATTCCAGTAATTATCCCCGTAGCGCTTATTCTCTTTGGCAATGTAATGCTTCGATTCATCATCGTTTATGCCGGTCAGGCAAGCAGGTATTTATATTAA
- a CDS encoding YeeE/YedE thiosulfate transporter family protein gives MSHQNYITGKHKYMNPYMAGIILGLVLLLSFYLTGRGLGASGAMKSVVVTTVNTASHEKAENSHFYSKYISDGKNPMNSWLVFQVLGVLVGGFLSGALSGRLKLKTEHAPVITKKRRILMALAGGALFGFGSQFGRGCTSGAALSGMATLSLAGFVTMIAIFGTAYLVAYFFRKNWI, from the coding sequence ATGTCACATCAAAATTATATAACCGGAAAACACAAGTATATGAACCCCTACATGGCGGGGATTATACTTGGTTTGGTGTTACTACTTTCATTCTATCTTACCGGTAGAGGTTTGGGAGCCAGTGGCGCTATGAAGAGTGTAGTTGTAACAACAGTGAATACTGCCAGCCACGAAAAAGCAGAAAACTCACACTTTTATAGTAAATACATTAGTGATGGTAAAAATCCGATGAATAGTTGGTTGGTATTTCAGGTATTAGGAGTGTTAGTAGGTGGATTTCTTTCTGGTGCTTTGTCTGGCAGATTAAAACTAAAAACTGAACACGCACCTGTAATCACTAAAAAACGCAGAATTTTAATGGCGTTAGCGGGTGGAGCATTGTTTGGCTTCGGTTCTCAATTTGGTAGAGGCTGTACCAGTGGTGCAGCATTAAGTGGCATGGCAACGCTTTCTCTAGCCGGCTTTGTAACCATGATCGCCATTTTCGGCACTGCCTATTTGGTGGCTTATTTCTTTAGAAAAAACTGGATTTGA
- a CDS encoding rhodanese-like domain-containing protein: protein MKSREIFSVIILAMGLIAAILPGRKNDSIQLNERELLQEMLLETNYISVDELAQLLISGDPSVQLIDVRPISEFKDPLPRAINIPIDSIFSENYTYMFDQNIMKNVIYGLDDETATQVWMITKQLGYANNYLLKGGLQAWKKDILDPQYPKQTASQDEFDLYQKRMAARQFFTGAQSLPKATFTPIAPIQGKKKKKVQGGCS, encoded by the coding sequence ATGAAAAGTAGAGAGATATTTTCGGTAATTATTCTGGCAATGGGATTAATAGCTGCTATTTTACCCGGCAGAAAAAACGATTCTATCCAGCTAAACGAAAGAGAATTACTACAAGAAATGTTGTTGGAAACCAATTACATTTCTGTGGATGAACTGGCTCAACTTTTAATTAGTGGTGATCCTTCTGTGCAATTAATAGATGTGAGACCGATTAGCGAATTTAAAGACCCTTTGCCAAGAGCCATTAATATTCCGATAGATAGCATTTTTAGTGAAAACTATACGTATATGTTCGATCAGAATATTATGAAAAATGTGATTTATGGTCTGGATGATGAAACAGCTACCCAAGTCTGGATGATAACCAAACAGCTAGGTTATGCCAATAATTACTTGCTAAAAGGTGGGCTACAAGCATGGAAAAAAGACATTCTCGATCCGCAATATCCGAAGCAAACAGCTTCGCAAGATGAGTTTGATCTTTATCAAAAACGCATGGCTGCCAGACAGTTTTTTACCGGTGCACAATCTTTACCAAAAGCCACATTTACACCTATTGCACCAATTCAAGGCAAGAAAAAGAAAAAAGTACAAGGTGGTTGTAGTTAA
- a CDS encoding rhodanese-like domain-containing protein — MKSSIKPLAIIIISIFGFLIIISHYADRSKLKLSAKEMQLIARATNYTIDQKKLNNFQNPVLIDLREPKFFNIDHQEKAVNIPLSEILNEEYKNLFASETPKLIQAHDQVKANEAWMLLTQLGYKNLYVVELLPTSRL; from the coding sequence ATGAAATCATCCATAAAACCTCTGGCAATTATCATTATATCGATCTTCGGTTTTCTAATTATAATATCGCATTATGCTGATAGAAGTAAGCTGAAATTGAGCGCAAAAGAAATGCAATTAATTGCAAGAGCTACCAATTACACCATCGATCAGAAAAAATTAAACAACTTTCAAAATCCCGTTTTGATTGATTTAAGAGAGCCTAAGTTTTTCAATATAGATCATCAAGAAAAAGCAGTAAATATTCCGCTTTCTGAGATATTAAATGAAGAATACAAAAACCTATTTGCAAGTGAAACTCCAAAGCTGATACAGGCACACGACCAAGTAAAAGCCAACGAAGCTTGGATGCTACTTACGCAATTAGGATACAAAAATTTATATGTTGTGGAATTACTACCTACTAGCAGATTATAA
- a CDS encoding Crp/Fnr family transcriptional regulator, whose translation MGYIREYYEQITRLTEEEWLFISSYFTKRVFKKGEVITKRGDIEKYLSFIESGIVRYYIPDVENELTFHFCFDREFTCAYDSFLSQNPSEYELQALTNMVMWSISNRDLQIVYAQTKVGNYLGRFAAENLYLAKSKRELALLKFTAKQRYLNLFDENPEIIEKIPLKYIASYIGITPQGLSRIRKQII comes from the coding sequence ATGGGATACATTAGAGAATATTATGAGCAGATTACAAGGTTGACAGAAGAAGAATGGCTATTTATATCGTCTTATTTTACCAAAAGAGTTTTTAAAAAAGGAGAGGTGATTACTAAAAGGGGTGATATTGAAAAGTATCTTTCTTTTATAGAATCTGGTATTGTGAGATACTATATACCAGATGTTGAAAATGAATTAACTTTCCATTTTTGTTTCGATAGAGAATTTACTTGTGCGTACGATTCTTTTCTGAGTCAAAATCCATCAGAATATGAGTTACAAGCTTTAACAAACATGGTGATGTGGAGTATAAGCAATCGTGATTTACAAATAGTATATGCTCAAACTAAAGTGGGTAATTATTTAGGAAGATTTGCTGCCGAAAATTTATATCTGGCAAAAAGTAAAAGAGAATTGGCATTATTAAAATTTACGGCCAAACAAAGGTATTTGAATCTGTTTGATGAAAATCCGGAAATTATAGAGAAGATTCCTTTGAAGTACATTGCGTCTTACATTGGAATTACGCCACAAGGCTTAAGTCGTATTCGTAAACAAATTATTTAA
- a CDS encoding YeeE/YedE thiosulfate transporter family protein, which yields MGPVIPVYEISQELNFLIAFIIGIGFGFALEQAGFSSSRKLAGMFYGYDTTVLKVFFTAAIVAMIGLVFLNYFEMIDMGIVYVNEYYINSAIIGGVIMGVGFIVGGFCPGTSVCAAAIGKIDAMAYLGGSLIGIFLFGETYSWWENVYNINYLGGIKLSTVLGISDGLMVFLVIAAAVLMFWVGEWAEKKFKRPDISKEL from the coding sequence ATGGGACCTGTTATACCTGTTTACGAAATATCTCAAGAACTGAATTTCCTCATTGCCTTTATCATTGGCATAGGTTTCGGTTTCGCATTAGAGCAAGCTGGCTTCTCATCTAGCAGAAAGTTGGCGGGCATGTTTTACGGTTACGATACCACCGTGCTCAAAGTATTTTTTACCGCTGCCATAGTAGCCATGATCGGCCTAGTATTTCTCAATTACTTTGAGATGATCGACATGGGTATTGTCTATGTAAATGAATATTACATTAACTCAGCAATTATTGGTGGAGTAATTATGGGTGTGGGTTTTATCGTTGGAGGTTTTTGCCCCGGAACCAGTGTTTGTGCAGCTGCCATTGGTAAAATAGATGCCATGGCTTACCTCGGAGGTTCTTTAATCGGCATATTTTTATTTGGAGAAACTTATAGTTGGTGGGAAAATGTCTATAACATCAATTATCTAGGCGGCATTAAGCTTTCTACCGTACTGGGTATTTCAGATGGATTAATGGTGTTCTTGGTAATTGCGGCAGCAGTACTCATGTTTTGGGTTGGCGAATGGGCAGAGAAAAAATTTAAGAGACCAGATATATCTAAAGAATTATAA
- a CDS encoding DUF4919 domain-containing protein, with protein sequence MTKYFLLINLLFVVATNSYSQTKENLLASAKKYYDGDQYREALNLLNKYIEKDSLNAEVYKLRGNCFMEFNQNESALEDYRMSAKVDTSFIDAYFNLANAFEILENIDSAEHYFRVYISKAPNDPEGYVRLGLDLQMQGREDSVLSLFEYAYELDTNNVSTIYILAQEYFYREDFKKAIKYSEKGNTIDSLNVEFYILNSMSEFNSLHFKKAKQQADIVLKLDSLNFDAYVLSLESEMMLKTNKDAFYLDEYYDFKFVNYTSPKLQEILSTDSLAVYTDLKSKINKGEILSLEDYFRFYIAQRKADDYSPYFTSANAQIAEYYNNEQFEELTAFSDVVLQTNPLRLGDIYRVAVGNYMMRKMDNFKRLYAAYFGTIESIVSTGTGENYDSAYVVMSTADEYIVLSYTGMQSSQQALMAKDGHNFDVLTAVDDYGDEHKVYFNIDVPFGSLSSQFSPDSSKKKGKKKKKKKNKK encoded by the coding sequence ATGACAAAGTATTTTCTTCTAATAAACTTACTATTTGTAGTAGCAACTAACAGTTATTCTCAAACTAAAGAAAACCTTTTGGCAAGCGCCAAAAAATACTACGACGGAGACCAATATCGTGAAGCACTAAATCTACTCAATAAATACATTGAGAAAGACTCTTTAAATGCCGAGGTGTATAAACTTAGAGGCAATTGTTTTATGGAGTTTAATCAGAATGAAAGTGCACTGGAAGATTACCGTATGTCTGCCAAAGTAGATACCTCTTTTATAGATGCCTATTTTAATCTGGCAAATGCTTTTGAAATACTTGAAAATATTGATAGTGCAGAGCATTATTTCAGGGTTTATATTTCTAAAGCACCAAACGACCCAGAAGGTTATGTAAGACTAGGTTTGGATTTGCAAATGCAAGGTCGAGAAGATTCTGTCTTGTCTTTGTTTGAGTATGCATATGAGCTTGATACTAATAATGTTTCAACAATATACATACTTGCTCAAGAATACTTCTACCGCGAAGATTTTAAGAAAGCTATTAAATATTCTGAAAAAGGCAACACCATAGATTCATTAAATGTAGAGTTTTATATTTTAAATTCTATGTCTGAATTTAATTCGTTACATTTCAAGAAAGCCAAACAACAAGCAGACATTGTTTTGAAGTTAGATTCTCTAAATTTTGATGCATATGTATTGAGTTTAGAATCGGAAATGATGCTTAAAACCAATAAAGATGCATTCTATCTGGATGAATATTACGATTTCAAATTTGTAAATTATACATCTCCTAAACTTCAAGAAATATTGAGCACAGACTCTTTAGCAGTTTATACTGATCTTAAGAGTAAAATAAATAAAGGTGAAATTTTGTCTTTAGAAGACTATTTTAGATTCTACATTGCACAAAGAAAAGCAGACGATTACTCTCCTTATTTTACCAGTGCGAATGCACAAATTGCAGAATATTATAACAATGAGCAATTTGAAGAACTTACGGCATTTTCTGATGTTGTTTTGCAAACAAACCCACTAAGGTTGGGAGATATTTATAGAGTTGCAGTGGGCAATTATATGATGCGAAAAATGGACAACTTTAAGCGATTGTATGCAGCTTATTTTGGTACAATAGAAAGTATAGTTTCAACAGGAACAGGAGAAAATTACGATTCTGCCTATGTGGTAATGTCTACAGCAGATGAGTATATTGTTTTGAGCTATACTGGTATGCAATCAAGCCAACAAGCTTTAATGGCTAAAGATGGGCATAACTTTGATGTTTTAACTGCTGTTGACGATTATGGAGATGAACATAAAGTCTATTTCAATATTGATGTGCCCTTTGGTTCATTGAGTAGTCAATTCTCCCCAGATTCTTCTAAAAAGAAGGGCAAAAAAAAGAAGAAGAAAAAAAATAAGAAGTAG